In Zingiber officinale cultivar Zhangliang chromosome 6A, Zo_v1.1, whole genome shotgun sequence, a single genomic region encodes these proteins:
- the LOC121993970 gene encoding myb-related protein 306-like produces the protein MGRPPCCDKDSVKKGPWTPEEDILLVSYIQQHGASNWRAVPAKTGLLRCSKSCRLRWTNYLRPGIKRGNFTEQEEKLIIHLQALLGNRWAAIASYLPERTDNDIKNYWNTHLKKKLQYKLNDTSSEHCVNVGFGLPAVHRSMPKSKGQWERCLQTNVEMAKRALSKALSMEDPMGSSVMKSMKYEDSHLPSITYAANAENISRLLEGWMIKKKKVTSASTTISPKSSDNSSTSSQMSMSASNCIVSPPTLLGLEDYESAPEESPEATAQGPFQMLESWLFDESADGEEQQESFLSMVMDEL, from the exons ATGGGAAGGCCACCTTGCTGTGACAAGGATAGTGTGAAGAAGGGGCCTTGGACACCAGAAGAGGACATCCTCTTGGTCTCTTACATTCAACAGCATGGAGCAAGCAATTGGAGGGCTGTTCCTGCTAAAACTG GGCTGTTGAGGTGCAGCAAGAGCTGCAGGCTCAGGTGGACTAACTATCTCAGGCCAGGGATCAAGCGTGGCAACTTCACTGAACAAGAGGAGAAGCTTATCATCCACCTCCAAGCTCTTCTAGGAAACAG GTGGGCAGCTATAGCTTCTTATCTCCCCGAGCGGACCGACAACGACATCAAGAACTACTGGAACACGCACTTGAAGAAGAAGCTCCAGTACAAGCTCAATGACACAAGCTCGGAGCACTGTGTGAACGTCGGGTTTGGATTGCCGGCTGTCCATCGGTCCATGCCCAAATCCAAAGGCCAATGGGAGAGGTGCCTCCAAACAAATGTGGAAATGGCAAAGCGCGCCCTTTCGAAAGCTTTGTCCATGGAAGATCCCATGGGTTCCTCCGTAATGAAGTCGATGAAGTACGAAGATAGTCACCTCCCGTCGATAACCTATGCGGCCAACGCCGAGAACATTTCACGGCTCCTCGAAGGATGgatgatcaagaagaagaaggtaactaGTGCTAGTACTACTATCTCACCCAAGTCCAGTGACAATTCTTCCACCTCGAGCCAGATGAGCATGAGCGCGTCCAACTGCATCGTGTCTCCGCCAACACTGTTAGGCTTGGAGGATTACGAGTCAGCACCGGAGGAATCGCCGGAGGCGACTGCACAAGGGCCGTTCCAAATGCTAGAATCTTGGTTGTTTGATGAAAGTGCTGATGGAGAAGAACAGCAAGAGAGTTTCCTCTCCATGGTGATGGACGAATTATGA